One genomic window of Elaeis guineensis isolate ETL-2024a chromosome 2, EG11, whole genome shotgun sequence includes the following:
- the LOC105044352 gene encoding uncharacterized protein isoform X2, with translation MEEDAAAKLRSDFLQVLRSRRRNPDVPLSVELGKPVTNPMYQGNTILGSRDVMESCPKENIEDFKDRLIEENLYLITEESEQGRLPVLILSIKQSTLQRRPAIVILHSSYKCKEWLRPLLEAYASRGYITVSIDSRYHGERASSTTTYQDALVLAWKNGDTMPFIFDTVWDLIKLGDYLMQREDIDASKIGITGESLGGMHAWFAAAADTRYSVVAPIIGVQGFQWAIENDQWQARVDSIKSVFEEARIDLGKSTLDKEVVKKVWDRIAPGLASQFDSPYTIPIIAPRPQLILNGAEDPRCPLAGIEIPCSTAVEAYKRANCPEKFKLIAEPGIGHKMTASMVKEASDWFDKFLK, from the exons ATGGAAGAAGACGCTGCAGCCAAGCTCCGATCTGACTTCCTTCAAGTCCTCCGCAGCCGGCGGCGGAATCCCGACG ttcctctttcagtggagCTTGGAAAGCCAGTGACAAATCCAATGTATCAGGGGAACACTATATTGGGTTCAAGGGAT GTAATGGAATCTTGTCCGAAGGAGAATATTGAGGACTTCAAGGATAGGTTGATCGAAGAAAATCTTTACTTGATTACTGAg GAAAGTGAGCAGGGTCGTTTGCCTGTGCTGATTTTAAGCATCAAGCAAAGTACTTTACAAAGAAGGCCAGCTATTGTAATTTTACATAGCTCTTACAAATGCAAGGAATGGTTGCGTCCATTACTGGAG GCATATGCTTCGAGGGGATACATCACTGTTTCCATTGATTCTCGCTACCATGGTGAAAGAGCCAGCAGCACAACAACGTACCAAGAT GCTCTTGTTTTAGCTTGGAAAAATGGTGATACGATGCCTTTCATTTTTGATACG GTGTGGGACTTGATAAAATTGGGAGATTATCTTATGCAGAGGGAGGACATCGATGCTTCTAAGATCGGGATCACTGGTGAATCACTTGGAG GAATGCATGCTTGGTTTGCTGCAGCAGCTGATACCCGCTACTCTGTGGTTGCTCCTATAATTGGTGTTCAG GGGTTTCAATGGGCCATAGAGAACGACCAGTGGCAGGCTCGAGTTGATAGTATAAAATCTGTCTTTGAAG AAGCACGTATTGATTTAGGCAAGAGCACACTTGATAAAGAAGTTGTGAAAAAG GTTTGGGATAGAATCGCTCCTGGTCTAGCCTCGCAGTTTGATTCACCTTACACAATCCCAATAATTGCACCACGCCCTCAGCTTATTTTAAATG GGGCTGAAGATCCTCGCTGCCCTCTTGCTGGTATAGAAATTCCTTGTTCTACAGCAGTTGAGGCCTATAAACGAGCTAACTGTCCAGAGAAATTTAAG CTAATAGCAGAACCTGGGATTGGGCATAAAATGACAGCATCGATGGTGAAGGAAGCAAGTGACTGGTTTGACAAGTTCCTCAAGTGA
- the LOC105044352 gene encoding uncharacterized protein isoform X1 — protein MEEDAAAKLRSDFLQVLRSRRRNPDVPLSVELGKPVTNPMYQGNTILGSRDVMESCPKENIEDFKDRLIEENLYLITEESEQGRLPVLILSIKQSTLQRRPAIVILHSSYKCKEWLRPLLEAYASRGYITVSIDSRYHGERASSTTTYQDALVLAWKNGDTMPFIFDTVWDLIKLGDYLMQREDIDASKIGITGESLGGMHAWFAAAADTRYSVVAPIIGVQGFQWAIENDQWQARVDSIKSVFEGWFISVGFNLIFHILFKREARIDLGKSTLDKEVVKKVWDRIAPGLASQFDSPYTIPIIAPRPQLILNGAEDPRCPLAGIEIPCSTAVEAYKRANCPEKFKLIAEPGIGHKMTASMVKEASDWFDKFLK, from the exons ATGGAAGAAGACGCTGCAGCCAAGCTCCGATCTGACTTCCTTCAAGTCCTCCGCAGCCGGCGGCGGAATCCCGACG ttcctctttcagtggagCTTGGAAAGCCAGTGACAAATCCAATGTATCAGGGGAACACTATATTGGGTTCAAGGGAT GTAATGGAATCTTGTCCGAAGGAGAATATTGAGGACTTCAAGGATAGGTTGATCGAAGAAAATCTTTACTTGATTACTGAg GAAAGTGAGCAGGGTCGTTTGCCTGTGCTGATTTTAAGCATCAAGCAAAGTACTTTACAAAGAAGGCCAGCTATTGTAATTTTACATAGCTCTTACAAATGCAAGGAATGGTTGCGTCCATTACTGGAG GCATATGCTTCGAGGGGATACATCACTGTTTCCATTGATTCTCGCTACCATGGTGAAAGAGCCAGCAGCACAACAACGTACCAAGAT GCTCTTGTTTTAGCTTGGAAAAATGGTGATACGATGCCTTTCATTTTTGATACG GTGTGGGACTTGATAAAATTGGGAGATTATCTTATGCAGAGGGAGGACATCGATGCTTCTAAGATCGGGATCACTGGTGAATCACTTGGAG GAATGCATGCTTGGTTTGCTGCAGCAGCTGATACCCGCTACTCTGTGGTTGCTCCTATAATTGGTGTTCAG GGGTTTCAATGGGCCATAGAGAACGACCAGTGGCAGGCTCGAGTTGATAGTATAAAATCTGTCTTTGAAGGTTGGTTTATTAGTGTGGGATTCAATCTCATCTTTCATATCTTATTCAAGCGAG AAGCACGTATTGATTTAGGCAAGAGCACACTTGATAAAGAAGTTGTGAAAAAG GTTTGGGATAGAATCGCTCCTGGTCTAGCCTCGCAGTTTGATTCACCTTACACAATCCCAATAATTGCACCACGCCCTCAGCTTATTTTAAATG GGGCTGAAGATCCTCGCTGCCCTCTTGCTGGTATAGAAATTCCTTGTTCTACAGCAGTTGAGGCCTATAAACGAGCTAACTGTCCAGAGAAATTTAAG CTAATAGCAGAACCTGGGATTGGGCATAAAATGACAGCATCGATGGTGAAGGAAGCAAGTGACTGGTTTGACAAGTTCCTCAAGTGA
- the LOC105044352 gene encoding uncharacterized protein isoform X5, producing MYQGNTILGSRDVMESCPKENIEDFKDRLIEENLYLITEESEQGRLPVLILSIKQSTLQRRPAIVILHSSYKCKEWLRPLLEAYASRGYITVSIDSRYHGERASSTTTYQDALVLAWKNGDTMPFIFDTVWDLIKLGDYLMQREDIDASKIGITGESLGGMHAWFAAAADTRYSVVAPIIGVQGFQWAIENDQWQARVDSIKSVFEGWFISVGFNLIFHILFKREARIDLGKSTLDKEVVKKVWDRIAPGLASQFDSPYTIPIIAPRPQLILNGAEDPRCPLAGIEIPCSTAVEAYKRANCPEKFKLIAEPGIGHKMTASMVKEASDWFDKFLK from the exons ATGTATCAGGGGAACACTATATTGGGTTCAAGGGAT GTAATGGAATCTTGTCCGAAGGAGAATATTGAGGACTTCAAGGATAGGTTGATCGAAGAAAATCTTTACTTGATTACTGAg GAAAGTGAGCAGGGTCGTTTGCCTGTGCTGATTTTAAGCATCAAGCAAAGTACTTTACAAAGAAGGCCAGCTATTGTAATTTTACATAGCTCTTACAAATGCAAGGAATGGTTGCGTCCATTACTGGAG GCATATGCTTCGAGGGGATACATCACTGTTTCCATTGATTCTCGCTACCATGGTGAAAGAGCCAGCAGCACAACAACGTACCAAGAT GCTCTTGTTTTAGCTTGGAAAAATGGTGATACGATGCCTTTCATTTTTGATACG GTGTGGGACTTGATAAAATTGGGAGATTATCTTATGCAGAGGGAGGACATCGATGCTTCTAAGATCGGGATCACTGGTGAATCACTTGGAG GAATGCATGCTTGGTTTGCTGCAGCAGCTGATACCCGCTACTCTGTGGTTGCTCCTATAATTGGTGTTCAG GGGTTTCAATGGGCCATAGAGAACGACCAGTGGCAGGCTCGAGTTGATAGTATAAAATCTGTCTTTGAAGGTTGGTTTATTAGTGTGGGATTCAATCTCATCTTTCATATCTTATTCAAGCGAG AAGCACGTATTGATTTAGGCAAGAGCACACTTGATAAAGAAGTTGTGAAAAAG GTTTGGGATAGAATCGCTCCTGGTCTAGCCTCGCAGTTTGATTCACCTTACACAATCCCAATAATTGCACCACGCCCTCAGCTTATTTTAAATG GGGCTGAAGATCCTCGCTGCCCTCTTGCTGGTATAGAAATTCCTTGTTCTACAGCAGTTGAGGCCTATAAACGAGCTAACTGTCCAGAGAAATTTAAG CTAATAGCAGAACCTGGGATTGGGCATAAAATGACAGCATCGATGGTGAAGGAAGCAAGTGACTGGTTTGACAAGTTCCTCAAGTGA
- the LOC105044352 gene encoding uncharacterized protein isoform X4: MEEDAAAKLRSDFLQVLRSRRRNPDVPLSVELGKPVTNPMYQGNTILGSRDVMESCPKENIEDFKDRLIEENLYLITEESEQGRLPVLILSIKQSTLQRRPAIVILHSSYKCKEWLRPLLEAYASRGYITVSIDSRYHGERASSTTTYQDALVLAWKNGDTMPFIFDTVWDLIKLGDYLMQREDIDASKIGITGESLGGMHAWFAAAADTRYSVVAPIIGVQGFQWAIENDQWQARVDSIKSVFEGWFISVGFNLIFHILFKREARIDLGKSTLDKEVVKKVWDRIAPGLASQFDSPYTIPIIAPRPQLILNGAEDPRCPLAGIEIPCSTAVEAYKRANCPEKFKEGRE, from the exons ATGGAAGAAGACGCTGCAGCCAAGCTCCGATCTGACTTCCTTCAAGTCCTCCGCAGCCGGCGGCGGAATCCCGACG ttcctctttcagtggagCTTGGAAAGCCAGTGACAAATCCAATGTATCAGGGGAACACTATATTGGGTTCAAGGGAT GTAATGGAATCTTGTCCGAAGGAGAATATTGAGGACTTCAAGGATAGGTTGATCGAAGAAAATCTTTACTTGATTACTGAg GAAAGTGAGCAGGGTCGTTTGCCTGTGCTGATTTTAAGCATCAAGCAAAGTACTTTACAAAGAAGGCCAGCTATTGTAATTTTACATAGCTCTTACAAATGCAAGGAATGGTTGCGTCCATTACTGGAG GCATATGCTTCGAGGGGATACATCACTGTTTCCATTGATTCTCGCTACCATGGTGAAAGAGCCAGCAGCACAACAACGTACCAAGAT GCTCTTGTTTTAGCTTGGAAAAATGGTGATACGATGCCTTTCATTTTTGATACG GTGTGGGACTTGATAAAATTGGGAGATTATCTTATGCAGAGGGAGGACATCGATGCTTCTAAGATCGGGATCACTGGTGAATCACTTGGAG GAATGCATGCTTGGTTTGCTGCAGCAGCTGATACCCGCTACTCTGTGGTTGCTCCTATAATTGGTGTTCAG GGGTTTCAATGGGCCATAGAGAACGACCAGTGGCAGGCTCGAGTTGATAGTATAAAATCTGTCTTTGAAGGTTGGTTTATTAGTGTGGGATTCAATCTCATCTTTCATATCTTATTCAAGCGAG AAGCACGTATTGATTTAGGCAAGAGCACACTTGATAAAGAAGTTGTGAAAAAG GTTTGGGATAGAATCGCTCCTGGTCTAGCCTCGCAGTTTGATTCACCTTACACAATCCCAATAATTGCACCACGCCCTCAGCTTATTTTAAATG GGGCTGAAGATCCTCGCTGCCCTCTTGCTGGTATAGAAATTCCTTGTTCTACAGCAGTTGAGGCCTATAAACGAGCTAACTGTCCAGAGAAATTTAAG GAGGGCAGAGAATGA
- the LOC105044352 gene encoding uncharacterized protein isoform X6: protein MEEDAAAKLRSDFLQVLRSRRRNPDVPLSVELGKPVTNPMYQGNTILGSRDVMESCPKENIEDFKDRLIEENLYLITEESEQGRLPVLILSIKQSTLQRRPAIVILHSSYKCKEWLRPLLEAYASRGYITVSIDSRYHGERASSTTTYQDALVLAWKNGDTMPFIFDTVWDLIKLGDYLMQREDIDASKIGITGESLGGMHAWFAAAADTRYSVVAPIIGVQGFQWAIENDQWQARVDSIKSVFEGAEDPRCPLAGIEIPCSTAVEAYKRANCPEKFKLIAEPGIGHKMTASMVKEASDWFDKFLK, encoded by the exons ATGGAAGAAGACGCTGCAGCCAAGCTCCGATCTGACTTCCTTCAAGTCCTCCGCAGCCGGCGGCGGAATCCCGACG ttcctctttcagtggagCTTGGAAAGCCAGTGACAAATCCAATGTATCAGGGGAACACTATATTGGGTTCAAGGGAT GTAATGGAATCTTGTCCGAAGGAGAATATTGAGGACTTCAAGGATAGGTTGATCGAAGAAAATCTTTACTTGATTACTGAg GAAAGTGAGCAGGGTCGTTTGCCTGTGCTGATTTTAAGCATCAAGCAAAGTACTTTACAAAGAAGGCCAGCTATTGTAATTTTACATAGCTCTTACAAATGCAAGGAATGGTTGCGTCCATTACTGGAG GCATATGCTTCGAGGGGATACATCACTGTTTCCATTGATTCTCGCTACCATGGTGAAAGAGCCAGCAGCACAACAACGTACCAAGAT GCTCTTGTTTTAGCTTGGAAAAATGGTGATACGATGCCTTTCATTTTTGATACG GTGTGGGACTTGATAAAATTGGGAGATTATCTTATGCAGAGGGAGGACATCGATGCTTCTAAGATCGGGATCACTGGTGAATCACTTGGAG GAATGCATGCTTGGTTTGCTGCAGCAGCTGATACCCGCTACTCTGTGGTTGCTCCTATAATTGGTGTTCAG GGGTTTCAATGGGCCATAGAGAACGACCAGTGGCAGGCTCGAGTTGATAGTATAAAATCTGTCTTTGAAG GGGCTGAAGATCCTCGCTGCCCTCTTGCTGGTATAGAAATTCCTTGTTCTACAGCAGTTGAGGCCTATAAACGAGCTAACTGTCCAGAGAAATTTAAG CTAATAGCAGAACCTGGGATTGGGCATAAAATGACAGCATCGATGGTGAAGGAAGCAAGTGACTGGTTTGACAAGTTCCTCAAGTGA
- the LOC105044352 gene encoding uncharacterized protein isoform X3: MEEDAAAKLRSDFLQVLRSRRRNPDVPLSVELGKPVTNPMYQGNTILGSRDVMESCPKENIEDFKDRLIEENLYLITEESEQGRLPVLILSIKQSTLQRRPAIVILHSSYKCKEWLRPLLEAYASRGYITVSIDSRYHGERASSTTTYQDVWDLIKLGDYLMQREDIDASKIGITGESLGGMHAWFAAAADTRYSVVAPIIGVQGFQWAIENDQWQARVDSIKSVFEGWFISVGFNLIFHILFKREARIDLGKSTLDKEVVKKVWDRIAPGLASQFDSPYTIPIIAPRPQLILNGAEDPRCPLAGIEIPCSTAVEAYKRANCPEKFKLIAEPGIGHKMTASMVKEASDWFDKFLK, translated from the exons ATGGAAGAAGACGCTGCAGCCAAGCTCCGATCTGACTTCCTTCAAGTCCTCCGCAGCCGGCGGCGGAATCCCGACG ttcctctttcagtggagCTTGGAAAGCCAGTGACAAATCCAATGTATCAGGGGAACACTATATTGGGTTCAAGGGAT GTAATGGAATCTTGTCCGAAGGAGAATATTGAGGACTTCAAGGATAGGTTGATCGAAGAAAATCTTTACTTGATTACTGAg GAAAGTGAGCAGGGTCGTTTGCCTGTGCTGATTTTAAGCATCAAGCAAAGTACTTTACAAAGAAGGCCAGCTATTGTAATTTTACATAGCTCTTACAAATGCAAGGAATGGTTGCGTCCATTACTGGAG GCATATGCTTCGAGGGGATACATCACTGTTTCCATTGATTCTCGCTACCATGGTGAAAGAGCCAGCAGCACAACAACGTACCAAGAT GTGTGGGACTTGATAAAATTGGGAGATTATCTTATGCAGAGGGAGGACATCGATGCTTCTAAGATCGGGATCACTGGTGAATCACTTGGAG GAATGCATGCTTGGTTTGCTGCAGCAGCTGATACCCGCTACTCTGTGGTTGCTCCTATAATTGGTGTTCAG GGGTTTCAATGGGCCATAGAGAACGACCAGTGGCAGGCTCGAGTTGATAGTATAAAATCTGTCTTTGAAGGTTGGTTTATTAGTGTGGGATTCAATCTCATCTTTCATATCTTATTCAAGCGAG AAGCACGTATTGATTTAGGCAAGAGCACACTTGATAAAGAAGTTGTGAAAAAG GTTTGGGATAGAATCGCTCCTGGTCTAGCCTCGCAGTTTGATTCACCTTACACAATCCCAATAATTGCACCACGCCCTCAGCTTATTTTAAATG GGGCTGAAGATCCTCGCTGCCCTCTTGCTGGTATAGAAATTCCTTGTTCTACAGCAGTTGAGGCCTATAAACGAGCTAACTGTCCAGAGAAATTTAAG CTAATAGCAGAACCTGGGATTGGGCATAAAATGACAGCATCGATGGTGAAGGAAGCAAGTGACTGGTTTGACAAGTTCCTCAAGTGA